A genome region from Stenotrophomonas maltophilia includes the following:
- a CDS encoding 5-formyltetrahydrofolate cyclo-ligase produces the protein MTDPRQALRHDLRQRRRDLSAAARIAAAESLADALLALPFAPREGAVAGYWALDGEIALHRWQLQLPEGLTYCLPVLAGEVLRFAPWRPGQPLTSNRYGIPEPDVALEDTLEPAQMALVVTPLVGFDAQCRRLGMGGGWYDRSFAFRHDRPAPPWLVGAAFAVQQVEALPVASWDVPVDAICTEDGTLFPSAAPVNA, from the coding sequence ATGACCGACCCGCGCCAGGCCCTGCGCCACGACCTGCGGCAACGCCGCCGCGACCTTTCCGCCGCTGCGCGCATTGCCGCCGCCGAATCGCTTGCCGACGCCCTGCTCGCCCTGCCGTTCGCCCCGCGCGAAGGCGCCGTGGCCGGCTATTGGGCGCTGGATGGCGAAATCGCCCTTCACCGCTGGCAGCTGCAACTGCCCGAAGGCCTCACCTACTGCCTGCCGGTGCTGGCCGGTGAGGTGCTGCGCTTCGCACCGTGGCGGCCGGGGCAGCCGCTGACCAGCAACCGCTACGGCATTCCCGAACCGGACGTGGCGCTGGAAGACACCCTGGAACCGGCACAGATGGCGCTGGTAGTGACCCCGCTGGTGGGCTTCGACGCGCAGTGCCGCCGGCTGGGCATGGGGGGCGGCTGGTATGATCGCAGCTTCGCCTTCCGCCACGACCGGCCGGCGCCGCCCTGGCTGGTCGGTGCTGCGTTCGCGGTGCAGCAGGTCGAGGCCTTGCCGGTGGCGTCGTGGGACGTGCCGGTGGACGCGATCTGCACCGAAGACGGCACCCTGTTCCCCTCCGCTGCCCCCGTGAACGCATGA
- a CDS encoding EVE domain-containing protein, with protein MTARKRYWLMKSEPDAFSIDDLAKVKVEPWNGVRNYQARNFMRDGMQVGDGILFYHSNTKVPGIVGLATVASPAYPDDTQFDPTSDYHDPKSTRENPRWMLVDVGFDRKLKQVIALDEIKLHADELGEGFPLVAKGNRLSVFPVTAAQWKLLLSLEKKS; from the coding sequence ATGACCGCCCGCAAGCGCTACTGGCTGATGAAGTCCGAACCGGACGCCTTCTCCATCGATGACCTGGCCAAGGTCAAGGTCGAACCCTGGAACGGGGTGCGCAACTACCAGGCGCGCAACTTCATGCGCGATGGCATGCAGGTGGGTGACGGCATCCTGTTCTACCACTCCAATACCAAGGTGCCCGGCATCGTCGGCCTCGCCACGGTGGCCAGCCCGGCCTACCCCGACGACACCCAGTTCGATCCGACGTCCGACTACCACGACCCCAAGAGCACGCGCGAAAACCCGCGCTGGATGCTGGTGGACGTGGGCTTCGACCGCAAGCTCAAGCAGGTGATCGCGCTGGACGAGATCAAGCTGCACGCTGATGAGCTCGGCGAAGGCTTCCCGCTGGTTGCCAAGGGCAACCGCCTGTCGGTGTTCCCGGTGACCGCTGCGCAGTGGAAGCTGCTGCTGTCGCTGGAAAAGAAATCCTGA
- the rpiA gene encoding ribose-5-phosphate isomerase RpiA, whose product MSEAKRLAAEKAIEYVEDGMIVGVGTGSTVAYFIDALARIQHRIKGAVSSSEQSTARLKQHGIEVIELNHSGNLSLYVDGADECDANKCLIKGGGAALTREKIIAEASERFICIVDPSKQVPVLGKFPLPVEVIPMARSLVARQIRDMTGGQPTWREGVVTDNGNQILDIHNLQITDPEKLERELNQLPGVVCVGLFARRRADVVIVGGEPPVVL is encoded by the coding sequence ATGTCCGAAGCCAAGCGCCTGGCCGCCGAGAAAGCCATCGAGTACGTTGAAGACGGCATGATCGTCGGTGTCGGCACCGGTTCCACCGTGGCCTATTTCATCGATGCGCTGGCCCGCATCCAGCACCGCATCAAGGGGGCCGTGTCCAGCTCCGAGCAGAGCACCGCGCGCCTGAAGCAGCACGGCATCGAGGTGATCGAGCTGAACCACAGCGGCAACCTGTCGCTGTACGTGGATGGCGCCGATGAGTGCGACGCTAACAAGTGCCTGATCAAGGGCGGCGGCGCCGCGCTGACCCGCGAGAAGATCATCGCCGAGGCCAGCGAGCGCTTCATCTGCATCGTCGACCCGAGCAAGCAGGTGCCGGTGCTGGGCAAGTTCCCGCTGCCGGTGGAAGTGATCCCGATGGCGCGCAGCCTGGTCGCCCGCCAGATCCGCGACATGACCGGCGGCCAGCCAACCTGGCGCGAAGGCGTGGTCACCGACAACGGCAACCAGATCCTGGACATCCACAACCTGCAGATCACCGATCCGGAAAAGCTGGAGCGCGAACTCAACCAGCTGCCGGGCGTGGTCTGCGTCGGCCTGTTCGCACGCCGCCGCGCCGATGTGGTGATCGTCGGTGGCGAGCCACCGGTCGTGCTCTGA
- a CDS encoding DUF192 domain-containing protein, whose amino-acid sequence MSLLRSLLMLPLLALAGCATDAARHWVELDGARYQVELATNDETRARGLMFRDQMAADHGMLFIHDREEMQAYWMKNTKIALDILYFDSERRLVSQQRDVPPCSAGDMCPPYPSGGPARYVLELNAGQAEKLKLKDGTALTFGPGIEK is encoded by the coding sequence ATGTCGCTGTTGCGTTCGCTGCTGATGCTTCCGCTGCTGGCCCTGGCCGGCTGTGCCACCGACGCGGCCCGCCATTGGGTCGAACTGGATGGCGCCCGCTACCAGGTCGAGCTGGCCACCAACGATGAAACCCGCGCGCGCGGGCTGATGTTCCGCGACCAGATGGCGGCCGACCACGGCATGCTGTTCATCCACGACCGCGAGGAAATGCAGGCGTACTGGATGAAGAACACCAAGATCGCGCTCGACATCCTGTACTTCGACAGCGAGCGCAGGCTGGTCAGCCAGCAGCGCGACGTACCGCCGTGCTCGGCCGGCGACATGTGCCCGCCGTATCCCAGCGGTGGCCCGGCCCGGTACGTGCTCGAGCTCAACGCCGGCCAGGCCGAGAAGCTCAAGCTGAAGGACGGCACTGCGCTGACCTTCGGCCCGGGCATCGAAAAATAA
- a CDS encoding SirB1 family protein — protein MQDRITLPDWDALADLEDEALPLLPTALLIARDEYPDLQPSTYDALIQSHVDHLRSEVESIDNSPLKMAAINRHLFDELGYSGDHDEYYDPRNSYLNQVFERRLGNPISLALVQMEVARRLGIPLDGVSFPGHFLVRLPVDDGVLVMDPFNGGRPLDVDELRERAKSHLGGQMPDDQVLAQILDPAPARAILMRMLRNLHGVYAEAGEWDRAARSADRLLKLAPEQDDALRDRGLAYLQLEYLAGARHDLGQYLKRNPEASDAQWLREKLIDLGGPVPRLH, from the coding sequence ATGCAGGACCGGATCACACTCCCCGACTGGGATGCACTGGCCGACCTCGAAGACGAGGCGCTGCCACTGTTGCCGACCGCGCTGCTGATCGCGCGCGATGAATACCCCGATCTGCAGCCGTCCACCTACGACGCGCTGATCCAGAGCCATGTCGACCACCTGCGCTCGGAAGTGGAGAGCATCGACAACAGCCCCTTGAAGATGGCGGCGATCAACCGCCACCTGTTCGACGAGCTGGGCTACAGCGGGGACCACGACGAGTATTACGACCCGCGCAACAGCTACCTCAACCAGGTGTTCGAGCGGCGCCTGGGCAACCCGATCTCGTTGGCGCTTGTGCAGATGGAAGTCGCGCGCCGGCTGGGCATCCCGCTGGATGGCGTGTCCTTCCCCGGGCACTTCCTGGTGCGCCTGCCGGTGGACGACGGCGTGCTGGTGATGGACCCGTTCAACGGCGGCCGACCACTGGACGTGGACGAACTGCGCGAACGCGCCAAATCACACCTGGGCGGGCAGATGCCCGATGACCAGGTGCTGGCGCAGATCCTTGACCCGGCGCCGGCGCGCGCGATCCTGATGCGCATGCTGCGTAACCTGCATGGCGTGTACGCCGAGGCCGGCGAGTGGGACCGCGCTGCACGCAGTGCCGATCGCCTGCTGAAGCTGGCCCCGGAGCAGGACGACGCGCTGCGGGATCGCGGCCTGGCCTATCTGCAGCTGGAATATCTGGCCGGTGCCCGCCACGACCTGGGGCAGTACCTGAAGCGCAATCCCGAGGCCAGCGATGCGCAGTGGCTGCGTGAGAAGCTGATCGACCTGGGCGGGCCGGTGCCGCGGCTGCATTGA
- a CDS encoding rubredoxin: MAARESSPDYPMSDATPTTLRTWMCVVCGFLYSEAEGLPEEGIAPGTRWEDIPETWTCPDCGVTKADFEMVEVD; this comes from the coding sequence ATGGCGGCCCGTGAATCCAGCCCTGATTATCCGATGAGCGATGCCACCCCCACCACCTTGCGCACCTGGATGTGCGTGGTCTGCGGCTTCCTTTACAGCGAAGCGGAAGGCTTGCCGGAGGAGGGCATCGCGCCGGGGACGCGCTGGGAGGACATCCCCGAGACCTGGACCTGCCCCGATTGCGGGGTGACCAAGGCCGATTTCGAGATGGTTGAAGTCGATTGA
- the thiE gene encoding thiamine phosphate synthase: MTSASPAPRGVYLITPDEPDTAHLLARTAPLLAAGGTWLQYRNKTANDALRQEQATALQALCAERGVPLIINDDPALAKAVGAAGVHLGGTDGDIPSARALLGPDAIIGASCYDQLANAEKAVAAGASYVAFGAFFPTTTKITTSRAHTDLLRQSAALGVPRVAIGGLTPDNVGPIIDAGADLVAVVSGIYAAPDPVATQRAYLAQFA, encoded by the coding sequence ATGACTTCTGCTTCCCCGGCGCCCCGCGGCGTCTACCTGATCACCCCGGACGAGCCCGATACCGCGCACCTGCTGGCCCGTACCGCGCCGCTGCTGGCCGCTGGCGGCACCTGGCTGCAGTACCGCAACAAGACCGCCAACGACGCGCTGCGGCAGGAACAGGCCACCGCCCTGCAGGCGCTGTGCGCGGAGCGCGGCGTGCCGCTGATCATCAACGACGACCCGGCGCTGGCCAAGGCCGTGGGCGCGGCCGGCGTGCACCTGGGCGGCACCGACGGTGACATCCCCAGCGCGCGCGCCCTGCTCGGCCCCGACGCCATCATCGGCGCCTCCTGCTACGACCAGTTGGCCAATGCCGAGAAGGCCGTGGCTGCCGGCGCCAGCTACGTGGCCTTCGGCGCGTTCTTCCCGACCACCACCAAGATCACCACCAGCCGCGCCCATACCGACCTGCTGCGGCAAAGCGCCGCACTGGGCGTGCCGCGGGTGGCGATCGGCGGGCTGACGCCGGACAATGTCGGTCCCATCATCGACGCCGGCGCCGATCTGGTGGCCGTGGTCAGCGGTATCTATGCCGCACCGGACCCGGTCGCGACCCAGCGCGCCTACCTCGCCCAGTTCGCGTAA
- the hemL gene encoding glutamate-1-semialdehyde 2,1-aminomutase, with protein MNHDQSHALFSRAQQLLPGGVNSPVRAFTSVGGEPFFVERADGAYLYDVDGNRYIDYVGSWGPMIVGHNHPAVRQAVKKAIDNGLSFGAPCAAEVTMAETITRLVPSCEMVRMVNSGTEATLSAIRLARGATGRNRIVKFEGCYHGHGDSFLVKAGSGMLTLGVPTSPGVPAGLSELTLTLPYNDFEAATALFEQQGQDIAGLIIEPVVGNANCIPPRDGYLQHLRELCTKHGALLIFDEVMTGFRVALGGAQAHYGITPDLTTFGKIIGGGMPVGAYGGRRELMQQIAPAGPIYQAGTLSGNPVAMAAGLAMLELIQQPGFHADLAERTARLCAGLEAAAAEAGVAVTTTRVGAMFGLFFTSEKVETYAQATACDIPAFNRFFHAMLDQGVFLAPSAYEAGFLSSAHDDAVIEATLAAARVAFKAAKG; from the coding sequence ATGAACCACGACCAGTCCCACGCCCTGTTCTCCCGTGCCCAGCAGCTGCTGCCGGGCGGCGTCAATTCGCCGGTACGTGCGTTCACGTCGGTCGGCGGCGAGCCGTTCTTCGTCGAGCGCGCCGACGGCGCCTACCTGTACGACGTCGACGGCAACCGCTACATCGATTACGTCGGTTCCTGGGGCCCGATGATCGTCGGCCACAACCACCCGGCCGTGCGCCAGGCGGTGAAGAAGGCGATCGACAACGGCCTGTCGTTCGGCGCGCCGTGCGCGGCCGAAGTGACCATGGCCGAAACCATCACCCGCCTGGTGCCGTCGTGCGAGATGGTGCGCATGGTCAACTCCGGCACCGAAGCCACGCTGTCCGCGATCCGCCTGGCGCGCGGTGCGACCGGCCGCAACCGCATCGTCAAGTTCGAAGGCTGCTACCACGGCCACGGCGACTCGTTCCTGGTCAAGGCCGGCAGCGGCATGCTGACCCTGGGCGTACCGACCTCGCCTGGCGTGCCAGCCGGCCTGAGCGAACTGACCCTGACCCTGCCCTACAACGACTTCGAGGCTGCCACCGCGCTGTTCGAACAGCAGGGCCAGGACATCGCCGGCCTGATCATCGAACCGGTGGTCGGCAACGCCAACTGCATCCCGCCGCGCGACGGTTACCTGCAGCACCTGCGCGAACTGTGCACGAAGCATGGCGCGCTGCTGATCTTCGACGAAGTGATGACCGGATTCCGCGTCGCCCTCGGCGGTGCGCAGGCGCACTACGGCATCACCCCGGACCTGACCACCTTCGGCAAGATCATCGGCGGCGGCATGCCGGTGGGCGCCTATGGCGGTCGCCGCGAGCTGATGCAGCAGATTGCCCCGGCCGGCCCGATCTACCAGGCCGGCACGCTGAGCGGCAACCCGGTGGCAATGGCGGCTGGCCTGGCGATGCTGGAACTGATCCAGCAGCCGGGTTTCCACGCCGACCTGGCCGAACGCACCGCGCGCCTGTGCGCCGGCCTGGAAGCCGCCGCCGCCGAAGCCGGCGTGGCCGTGACCACCACCCGCGTGGGTGCGATGTTCGGCTTGTTCTTCACCAGTGAAAAGGTGGAAACCTATGCGCAGGCCACCGCCTGCGACATCCCGGCATTCAACCGATTCTTCCACGCCATGCTGGACCAGGGCGTGTTCCTGGCACCGTCGGCGTACGAGGCCGGCTTCCTGTCCAGCGCGCACGACGATGCGGTGATCGAGGCGACGCTGGCCGCCGCACGCGTGGCGTTCAAGGCTGCCAAGGGCTGA
- the azu gene encoding azurin produces MKAWMVAVGLGALMLAPSAMARVCAVSIDSTDQMSFSSREIKVAADCTAVDLTLRHTGKLAATAMGHNWVLTRTADYQPVAMAGMRMTLADSYLPKADKRVLAHTKVIGGGESTRVRFSTQGLQKGGDYTFFCSFPGHFAMMKGKFVFG; encoded by the coding sequence ATGAAGGCTTGGATGGTGGCAGTGGGACTGGGTGCGCTGATGCTGGCGCCGTCGGCGATGGCACGGGTGTGTGCGGTGAGCATCGACAGCACCGACCAGATGAGCTTCAGCAGCCGCGAGATCAAGGTCGCCGCCGACTGCACCGCCGTGGACTTGACTCTGCGCCACACCGGCAAGCTGGCCGCCACTGCCATGGGCCACAACTGGGTACTGACCCGCACCGCCGATTACCAGCCGGTGGCGATGGCCGGCATGCGCATGACCCTGGCCGACAGCTACCTGCCGAAGGCCGACAAGCGCGTGCTGGCGCACACCAAGGTGATCGGTGGCGGTGAGAGCACGCGCGTGCGCTTCTCCACCCAGGGGCTGCAGAAGGGCGGTGACTACACCTTCTTCTGCTCGTTCCCCGGCCACTTCGCGATGATGAAGGGCAAGTTCGTCTTCGGTTGA